The nucleotide sequence GCACCGAGTCGGTGGCGGCTTCGCATGCCCTGCGCCGCGCGCTGGACGCGCGCGAGCCGGCGCGGCTGGCCGCCCTGCTGGACCAGCAGCGCCAGCGCCTGGGCCTGGACTTCCTGGTGATCGCCCCGCCCGACGAGCCGCCGCTGGTCGGCCACGGCGCCGGCGGCTCGCGCTCGGCGCGGCTGGTGGTGCTGGAAGGCGCCCGGTTCGCGCAGCTGGCGCCGCACCTGGCGGGGCGGGTCGCCGTGCCGCTGATCGCCACCCGCAACGCGGCGCCCAGCGAGCGCAGGGTGGAGGACCGGGCCATGGTGGTGCTGGCCAGCGCCGAGGTGCTGGACGACGCCGGGCGCGCCACGGCCCTGCTGCGCGGCGGCGTGCTGCTGAACCAGAACCTGCCCTTCATCGACCACATCAACCGCATCGTCTACCCCGAGGGCTCCCTGCCCTTCGGCAGCCAGGGCACGGCCACCCTGTTCCTGGGCGACGTGCGCATCACCACCAACGTGCGCCTGTTCCGGGACGAGCGCGCCATCGGCACGCGCGTGTCGCGGGCCGTGAGCGACGCGGTGCTGGGCCGCGGCGGCACTTGGCTGGACCGCGCCTTCGTTGTCAACGACTGGTACGTCTCGGCCTACGAGCCGCTGCTGGACGGCCAGGGCCGGCACGTGGGCATGCTGTACGTGGGCTACACCGAGCGGCCGTTCCGGCTGGTCAAGTACACCGCGCTGGCCGGCATCGCCGTGCTGTTCCTGGCCGTCATGGCGCTGGCCGCGGTGTTCTCGCTGCGCTGGGCACGCAGCATCTTCCGGCCGGTGGAGCAGATGAACCGCGCCATGCGGCTGGTCGAGGAAGGCGACGCCGCGGCCCGGGTCGGCCCGGTCGATGCGCGCGACGAGATCGGCGCCCTGGCCCAGCACCTGGACCACCTGCTGGACGTGATCGACGAGAAGACCCGCAGCCTGCAGCGCTGGGCCGACGAGCTGGACCGCAAGGTGGCCGAGCGCACGCGCGAGCTGGCCGCCAGCAACGAGTCGCTGCGCCGGGCGCAGCAGCAGCTGGTCAAGTCGGAAAAGCTGGCGGCCATCGGCCAGCTGACGGCCAGCATCGCGCACGAGATCAACAACCCGATCGCCGTGATCCAGGGCAACCTGGACCTGATGCGCGACACCCTGGGCGTCCAGGCCGAGCCGGTGCGGCCGGAGCTGAAGCTGCTGGACGAGCAGGTCGAGCGCATGCGGCTGATCGTCACCCAGCTGCTGCAGTACGCCCGGCCCACCGAGTACGCGGGCTATGTGGAGACGATGGACGTGAACCGGGTGCTGGACGAGTGCCTGGTGCTGGTGGCCCACCTGCTGGCCCAGACCCGCATCACGGTGGCCAAGGAGCATGGCGCCACCCTGCGCGTGGGCATCAACCGGCAGGAGCTGCAGCAGGTGCTGCTCAACCTGATCATCAACGCCATCCAGGTCATGCCCGAGGGCGGCACACTCACCTTGCGCAGCCGCGACTGGGAGCGCGGCGTGCTGCTGGAGGTGCAGGACAGCGGGCCCGGCCTGTCGGCCGCGGTGCGCGAGCGCCTGTTCCGCCCGTTCTTCACCACCCGCACCGACGGCAACGGGCTGGGCCTGTGGATCAGCCAGGGCCTGGTGGAGCGCTACGGCGGCTCGGTGAGCGCCGCCAACGCGCCGGGCGGCGGCGCGGTGTTCAGCGTGCGGCTGCTGGCCGAGCCGGAGGCGCCGGCCGAGTCCTCCGCCCCGACCAACAATGGCCGGCCGCTGCTGGAAACCTAGCGCCCGGCCGCGGCGCCTCAGTCCAGCATGTCGAAGCCCTGCTGCTCTACGCTCAGGAAGGCGCGGGTGAAACCCGCCAGCGCGGCGTAGAAGCGGGCCCGCGGATGGGCCGCGATGGCGTCGCACAGCTGCAGGCCCCAGGGCTGCAGGTGGCGCGAGAAGAACTCCTGCTGGCGCGCGAGGTTGGCCACGGCCACGTCGTCGCCCGCGATCAGGTAGCGCATCACTTCGCACAGGTAGGCGATGTGGTCCTCGGTCTCGGGCATGGCCTCGTCGCGCGCCAGGCCCAGGCCGGCCAGGTCGTCGCGCAGCTGCGCCAGCGGCCGCTCGTTGAGGAAGCCGCTCAGGTAGTGCGAACCGAACAGGTAGACCTCGGGCTTGCCGACGCCGCCGAACAGCGCGTCGTACTCGCCCTTCACCTGCGCATCGTCCATGGCGCGGGCCACGCCCACCAGGGCGCGCCAGGGCTCCTCCAGGAAACCGCCGGCGGCCGGCGCCTCGGTGGCCGCGACGCGCAGCGCGCCCATCAGCTCAGGCGGGGGCGGCGCGTAGTACAGCTGGGCCAGCAGGCCGTAGATCTCGGCGCGGGCGGTCTCCTCGTCCAGCGCGGAGGACGGCGTGAAGGTCTCGCTGCTCATAGATGGGTGATCTTGGATTCGTTCTCGGCCGAGTAGATGTCGATGACGCGGCAGTCGCCGCACATCTTCAGGCGCTCCAGCGCCGCGCCCTGGAACATGGAATGGCCGGCCAGCTTGCCCAGCATGGCTTCGATGGCCTTGAGCGTGCCGAAGGGCTTGCTGCAGCGCACGCAGGCATAAGGCTTGGTTTCGTTGAGCACCCGGGCCTCGCGGCGCTGCGGCGTGAGCAGCAGGCGCGGCTGCAGCGTGATCGCGTCCTCGGGGCAGGTGCCGGCGCACAGGCCGCACTGCACGCAGTTCTTCTCGATGAAGCGCAGCTGCGGCAGCTGGGGGTTGTCCTGCAGGGCGCTGGCCGGGCAGGCGCTGACGCAGCTCATGCACAGCGTGCAGCGGTCCTTGTCCACCGCGATGCTGCCGAAGGGCGAGCCGGCCGGCGGCAGCGCGATGGACTCGGGGCGCTGCGGCGCCTGCTCGATCAGATGGTCCAGCGCCATCTCGAGCGTGCCGCGCTTCTCTGGCGCGACCGCGAAGCGCGCCGGCTGGCGCGGCAGCAGCTGGCGCGTCTGCGCCAGGCTTCGCAGCCCGGCGTCCAGCGCGGCGGGGGCATCGGCGTGCAGCAGCTCCAGGTGCGTGCCGGTGTAGCCCAGGCCGTGCAGGATGGCCTGTGCCACCGCCATCTGGGCCTTCAGTCCCTCCAGGTACTGCGGCGCCTCCTCGCCGGTGACCAGCACCACCACCTGGCTGGCGCCATAGGCGATGGCCGACAGCCACAGGTCCACCCCCGTGCTGGCGGTGTGGAACAGCGCCACCGGGATCACGTTCGCCGGCACGCCGTGCGCCTGGCCCAGGCGCGCCGAGCGGCCCAGGGCCTCGACCAGCGCCTGGCCTTTCTCCTGGCTATGCAGCAGCAGGGTGCCGTCACGCCCCCCCGCCTGCAGGTAGGTGGCCAGCAGGGTGCGCAGCTTCAGGCCCTGCTCCGCCGCGCGCGGGTAGGCATAGGTCAGCGCGCCGGTAGGGCACACCGTGGTGCACGCGCCGCAGCCCACGCACAGGTTGGGGTTGACCTTGATCTGCTGGCGGCTCTTCTCGCTGGCGATGGCCTGGGCCGAGCAGATCTCCACGCAGGCGTTGCAGCCCACCTGCTCGTTGCGGCTGTGGGCGCAGAGCTTCTGCTTGTAGACGAAGAAGCGGGGCTTGTCGAACTCGCCCACCAGCTCGCGCAGCTTGAGCAGGGTGCGCAGGTCGCGGCCGTCCCAGTGGAAGTAGCCCTGGGGCGGCGCATGCTGGGCGAAGGCCGGCTGGCCGCGCAGGTCCAGCACCAGGTCGAAGCTCTCGGTCTGGGGCTCGCTCTCGCGGTTGAAGTCGATGGCGCCCACCGCCTCGCAGGCCTTCACGCAGGCCCGATGGCCGGTGCAGCGGGCCAGGTCGATCTGGTAGTCCAGCCCGATCGCGCTCTCGGGGCAGGCAGCCACGCAGGCATTGCAGCGGGTGCACAGGTCCAGGTCGATGGGGTTGGCCGGCGTCCAGGCCAGCTGGAAGGCGCCCAGCCAGCCGGTCAGGCCGTCGAGGCGGCCGCCCAGCACCGGGTAGCGGCGCTCCTGCGCGCCCGCCCCGCCCTGGGTGAAGAGCGTCACGTCCAGCACGTCCTCCACCAGGGCCGCGGCGCGCTCGGCGTCGTCCAGCCGGCCGATGATCAGCAGCCGCCCGCTGCTCTTGTAGGTGACGGTGGGCACCGGCTCCGGCTCGGGCAGGCGGGCGGCGGCCAGCAGAGCCGCCAGCTTGGGCGTGGCCTCGCGCGCATCGCGGCTCCAGCCGCCGGTCTCGCGGATGTTGACGAAGCGCACGGGCGAGACCGCGCCCTCGGTCTGCGTGCCCAGCTCGGCGAACAGCTTCTTTTCCTGGGTGCAGGCCACAACGACCTCGGCGCCGCCGCGGATCGCCTGCTGGAAGGCCGGTGCCTCGCGCCGGCACAGGCTGCTGTGGAGCGGCAGCTCCTCACCCAGTGCCGCGCCCAGGCGCTGGGCCTGGAGCGGCATGGTCTTGTTGCAATCGCAGATCAGGGTCGGCATGGTCGGCTGGCGGTGAGGCTGGCGAGGGCGCGGGCACGGGCGCGTCGGCGGTCTGGGACTGTGCCACGGATTGCGGCAGAGCACGATCCGCATCATCCCTTGTCCCCTCGGCAATCTCATCCTTGCGCTCTTCTTCACGGAACATGCCCAGGAAGCGGGCGCTGGCCAGCTGGCGCAGCATGCTCTCGGGCAGGGGGTCGGGCTTGGAATAGTCGTCGATGTAGACGTCCAGGCCGTCCATCACGTTGAAGCGCGGGTCGGCGAACAGCTTCTTCATGGCCGCGTTCCTGACCTCGGGCGTGACCTGGGCGCCGGTGAAGCGGCTGAAGTCGGATTGCGGCGTGAGGGCCTGGACGTCTTCCAGGGTGGGGGGCGGTTCGGCGGGGGCGGGGGCGCTCCCGCCCTTGCCCTCCCCCGCAGGGGGAGGGAGCGAAGGGGATGGCTGGGGTGGGGGCGCGGGCGGTTCGACTGCCCGAAGCGGCTCCGACTCGGCCGGCCGCCCTTCCTTGGCGTCCAGCTTGCGGCGCGACCAGCGGCCCAGGAAGCCGTCAGCCATGGCCGCCTCCGCCGCCCTCTCCACCGCCACCGCCGTACTTCTTCTGCGTGGACACCGAGGCCGGGTTGCCGAAGCGGTCCTGCAGCGGCTTGAAGCTGTCCGGCCGCTTGCGCCGCTTGGGCTCGGGCACGTAGTGCGCATCGGCAAAGGCGCGCATCCAGTCGACCACGTCGGCCGGCGCGGGCACCTGCTCGACGGTCTCCTGCGCGTCCAGCCAGCGGCCGGCGTCGTGGTAGCTCAGCGTCACGATCTGCGGCCGGGCGATCGGCTCGTCGGCGATGCCGGCCTGCTCCTCCATCCGCCACAGCACGAACCAGCACGGCGCCGGCGTACTGACGTTGAGGTAGTAGCCCTCGGCGTCATCGCGGAACAGCTCCACGGTGAAGCCCGGGTGCAGCCAGCGCTGCTCGCGTTCGTCGCCGAAGATCATGCGCGGCTCGCTGCCGAAGGCCGGCTCGTGCGGCACCACGTCGGCCAGCACCCAGCGCCAGGGCTGCCACTTGCTGGCGAGACGCTCGCGCCGCATCACCACGGCGACCTGGAGGCTGGGGCGTGGGCTGCTCATTGGGTAACCTCCGCCCTGCGGGCTGCGGTGCTATGAGACTTCGGAGCGGCCGGGCGTCTCATGCGGAGATCCTCACGGCGCAGTACTTGAACTCGGGGATCTTGCCGAACGGGTCCAGCGCGGCGTTGGTCAGCAGGTTGGCCGCCGCTTCCGAGTAGGCGAAGGGCATGAACACAGCACCGTCGGGCGTGCCGTCGTCGCGCCGCAGATGACAGGTGAGCTCGCCACGGCGCGACTGCAGCCGCACCGGCTGGCCGGCCGCCAGGCCCAGGCGCTCCAGTTCGCGGCCGTTGACCGAGGCGGTGGCGACGGGCTCGATCGCATCCAGCACCGCCGAGCGGCGCGTCATGCTGCCGGTGTGCCAGTGCTCCAGCTGGCGGCCGGTGATCAGCACCAGCGGGAACTCGCCATCCGGCCGCTCGTCGGCCGCAACCAGCTGCGCCGGCACCAGCCGCACCCGGCCGTCCGGCGTGGGGAAGCGCTCGGTGAAGACGATGGGCTGGCCCGGGTCGTCCTCGGACAGGCAGGGGTAGGTCACGCTGCCCTCGCGCTCCAGCCGCTGCCAGCTGATGCCGGCGATGGCGCCGTGCATGGCCTGGCGCATCTCCTCGTAGACGGCGGCCACGCCGGCGTGCCCGCCTTCGTAGTGCCAATTCAATCCCATTCTTCCGGCGATCTGCTGGATCAGCCACAGGTCGGGCTTCGCATCGCCGGGCGCATCGATCGCCTGCCGGCCCAGCTGCACCATGCGGTCGGTGTTGGTGACCGTGCCGGTCTTCTCCGGCCAGGCGGTGGCGGGCAGCACCACGTCGGCCAGCCAGGCGGTCTCGGTCATGAAGATGTCCTGCACCACCAGGTGCTCCAGCGCCGCCAGCGCCTCGCGCGCGTGGTTCAGGTCGGGGTCGCTCATGGCCGGGTTCTCGCCCATCACATACATGCCGCGCACCTTGTGCGGGTCGGTGTCGGGCGCCAGCGCCTGGTGCAGGATCTCCACCACCGTGTAGCCGGGCTGCGGGTCCAGGCGGGCGCCCCAGAAGTCCTGGAACCAGGCATGCGCCTCGGGGCTGCCCACGCGCTGGTAGTTCGGGAACATCATGGGGATCAGGCCGGCGTCGCTGGCGCCCTGCACGTTGTTCTGGCCGCGCAGCGGATGCAGGCCGCTGCCGGGCTTGCCGATCTGGCCGGCCACGGTGCACAGCGCGATCAGGCAGCGCGCGTTGTCGGTGCCGTGCACGTGCTGGCTCACGCCCATGCCCCACAGGATCATGGCGGATTTCGCGCTGGCGAAGGCACGCGCCACCTCGCGGATGCGCCCGGCGGGCACGCCGCACACCGCTTCCATGGCCTCCGGGGCGAAGCCGGCCACCGATTCCTTCAGGGCTTCGAAATTGCTGGCGCGCTGCGCGATGAATTCGCGGTCGGCCAGACCCTCCTCGATGAGGGTGTGGATCATCGCGTTGAGCAGGGCCACGTCGGTGTCGGGCTTGAATTGCAGCGTGCGCCAGGCATGCCGGCCGAGCTCGGTGATGCGCGGGTCGGCCAGCACGATCCTCGTGCCCTGCCTGGCCGCGTTCTTCATCCAGGTGGCGGCCACCGGGTGGTTGGCCGTGGGGTTGGAGCCGATCACGATGACCAGCTCGGCCTGGGCCACGTCGGCCACCGGGTTGCTGACCGCCCCCGAGCCCACGCCCTCCAGCAGCG is from Ramlibacter tataouinensis TTB310 and encodes:
- a CDS encoding 4Fe-4S binding protein, yielding MPTLICDCNKTMPLQAQRLGAALGEELPLHSSLCRREAPAFQQAIRGGAEVVVACTQEKKLFAELGTQTEGAVSPVRFVNIRETGGWSRDAREATPKLAALLAAARLPEPEPVPTVTYKSSGRLLIIGRLDDAERAAALVEDVLDVTLFTQGGAGAQERRYPVLGGRLDGLTGWLGAFQLAWTPANPIDLDLCTRCNACVAACPESAIGLDYQIDLARCTGHRACVKACEAVGAIDFNRESEPQTESFDLVLDLRGQPAFAQHAPPQGYFHWDGRDLRTLLKLRELVGEFDKPRFFVYKQKLCAHSRNEQVGCNACVEICSAQAIASEKSRQQIKVNPNLCVGCGACTTVCPTGALTYAYPRAAEQGLKLRTLLATYLQAGGRDGTLLLHSQEKGQALVEALGRSARLGQAHGVPANVIPVALFHTASTGVDLWLSAIAYGASQVVVLVTGEEAPQYLEGLKAQMAVAQAILHGLGYTGTHLELLHADAPAALDAGLRSLAQTRQLLPRQPARFAVAPEKRGTLEMALDHLIEQAPQRPESIALPPAGSPFGSIAVDKDRCTLCMSCVSACPASALQDNPQLPQLRFIEKNCVQCGLCAGTCPEDAITLQPRLLLTPQRREARVLNETKPYACVRCSKPFGTLKAIEAMLGKLAGHSMFQGAALERLKMCGDCRVIDIYSAENESKITHL
- a CDS encoding DUF3305 domain-containing protein: MSSPRPSLQVAVVMRRERLASKWQPWRWVLADVVPHEPAFGSEPRMIFGDEREQRWLHPGFTVELFRDDAEGYYLNVSTPAPCWFVLWRMEEQAGIADEPIARPQIVTLSYHDAGRWLDAQETVEQVPAPADVVDWMRAFADAHYVPEPKRRKRPDSFKPLQDRFGNPASVSTQKKYGGGGGEGGGGGHG
- a CDS encoding TorD/DmsD family molecular chaperone, which encodes MSSETFTPSSALDEETARAEIYGLLAQLYYAPPPPELMGALRVAATEAPAAGGFLEEPWRALVGVARAMDDAQVKGEYDALFGGVGKPEVYLFGSHYLSGFLNERPLAQLRDDLAGLGLARDEAMPETEDHIAYLCEVMRYLIAGDDVAVANLARQQEFFSRHLQPWGLQLCDAIAAHPRARFYAALAGFTRAFLSVEQQGFDMLD
- a CDS encoding molybdopterin-dependent oxidoreductase; amino-acid sequence: MKSPDLPLVSFKLDGAEVQALQGETILQAARRVGVEIPHLCWADGLRPDGNCRACVVEVAGERVLAPSCCRAVAPGLEVQARSERALKSQKMVLELLLADLPERGHKWNDEAGAQPHGELSEWAARLRVAPRPALKALRRSQPAPDLSHPAMAVNLDACIQCTRCVRACREEQVNDVIGYAGRGAASRIVFDLGDAMGESTCVACGECVQACPTGALMPKTLVGSQQVDQEVPSVCPFCGVGCQITYKVRDNRIVGVDGRDGPANHGRLCVKGRFGFDYAHHPQRLTKPLIRRPGVSKDPNSLLLPGRARVGAGAGQEGAPAIGDVFREATWEEALDFAAGRLKALRGTHGPKSLAGFGSAKGTNEEAYLFQKLVRTGFGSNNVDHCTRLCHASSVAALLEGVGSGAVSNPVADVAQAELVIVIGSNPTANHPVAATWMKNAARQGTRIVLADPRITELGRHAWRTLQFKPDTDVALLNAMIHTLIEEGLADREFIAQRASNFEALKESVAGFAPEAMEAVCGVPAGRIREVARAFASAKSAMILWGMGVSQHVHGTDNARCLIALCTVAGQIGKPGSGLHPLRGQNNVQGASDAGLIPMMFPNYQRVGSPEAHAWFQDFWGARLDPQPGYTVVEILHQALAPDTDPHKVRGMYVMGENPAMSDPDLNHAREALAALEHLVVQDIFMTETAWLADVVLPATAWPEKTGTVTNTDRMVQLGRQAIDAPGDAKPDLWLIQQIAGRMGLNWHYEGGHAGVAAVYEEMRQAMHGAIAGISWQRLEREGSVTYPCLSEDDPGQPIVFTERFPTPDGRVRLVPAQLVAADERPDGEFPLVLITGRQLEHWHTGSMTRRSAVLDAIEPVATASVNGRELERLGLAAGQPVRLQSRRGELTCHLRRDDGTPDGAVFMPFAYSEAAANLLTNAALDPFGKIPEFKYCAVRISA
- a CDS encoding DUF3306 domain-containing protein, yielding MADGFLGRWSRRKLDAKEGRPAESEPLRAVEPPAPPPQPSPSLPPPAGEGKGGSAPAPAEPPPTLEDVQALTPQSDFSRFTGAQVTPEVRNAAMKKLFADPRFNVMDGLDVYIDDYSKPDPLPESMLRQLASARFLGMFREEERKDEIAEGTRDDADRALPQSVAQSQTADAPVPAPSPASPPADHADPDLRLQQDHAAPGPAPGRGTG
- a CDS encoding cache domain-containing protein — its product is MERVIRWPWLARSVRNKLLAMALLPLLVVLPLLVGALALWGDQAYDRLLITKVRSDLAVAHGYFDQVVAEVGGGTESVAASHALRRALDAREPARLAALLDQQRQRLGLDFLVIAPPDEPPLVGHGAGGSRSARLVVLEGARFAQLAPHLAGRVAVPLIATRNAAPSERRVEDRAMVVLASAEVLDDAGRATALLRGGVLLNQNLPFIDHINRIVYPEGSLPFGSQGTATLFLGDVRITTNVRLFRDERAIGTRVSRAVSDAVLGRGGTWLDRAFVVNDWYVSAYEPLLDGQGRHVGMLYVGYTERPFRLVKYTALAGIAVLFLAVMALAAVFSLRWARSIFRPVEQMNRAMRLVEEGDAAARVGPVDARDEIGALAQHLDHLLDVIDEKTRSLQRWADELDRKVAERTRELAASNESLRRAQQQLVKSEKLAAIGQLTASIAHEINNPIAVIQGNLDLMRDTLGVQAEPVRPELKLLDEQVERMRLIVTQLLQYARPTEYAGYVETMDVNRVLDECLVLVAHLLAQTRITVAKEHGATLRVGINRQELQQVLLNLIINAIQVMPEGGTLTLRSRDWERGVLLEVQDSGPGLSAAVRERLFRPFFTTRTDGNGLGLWISQGLVERYGGSVSAANAPGGGAVFSVRLLAEPEAPAESSAPTNNGRPLLET